A genomic region of Pseudomonas sp. KU43P contains the following coding sequences:
- a CDS encoding histidine kinase dimerization/phosphoacceptor domain -containing protein, whose amino-acid sequence MQQLPVDETIRAALKKTHARLHRQHELVVEFGVESLKAADLDLLLTRACEVVAEGMSTRFSKVLQPAEDGEGFVLTHGVGWDASDIGQATVGGDVASPAGYALATYRPVLSNHLGMENRFRTPELLKKYGIERAINVPIRGVLSPFGVLEADSSNGDDFVESDLVFLEGISNVISMAVERISSGVDVPVPDPYSETILNASPDWVDILAPSGEIEFMNEAGLTFLNTQLTSVKGQRWYDLWPEESRSLVWEAVAKVSAGETMRFESYCPIAPDEPKWWDVTVAPIMGSDGQVERIIAVSRDITERHQYEAQLLSLIDAQNTKQSRSDLYLEEIHHRVKNSLHLVNTLLLLQANLTPDTAVKLQLETAAGRVVTIASVHERLYQAAEAQEVCARDYLNALLGDLGKALADRQIQLEADDFVLPPERMAPLGLVIYELITNSLKYGKGSIDVIVKHVGDHAQLTVRDEGDGFPDHYPKPTGTGLGMRLVKSYSGYGSAAVVVDRQDSKSCIHVRFKL is encoded by the coding sequence ATGCAGCAACTACCAGTGGACGAAACAATCCGAGCGGCCTTGAAGAAAACTCATGCGCGCTTGCACCGCCAACATGAGCTCGTGGTCGAGTTTGGCGTAGAGTCCCTGAAGGCTGCGGACTTGGATCTGTTGCTGACCCGTGCATGTGAAGTAGTCGCTGAAGGGATGAGCACTCGTTTTTCCAAGGTGCTCCAGCCAGCAGAGGACGGGGAAGGGTTTGTTCTGACCCACGGCGTTGGCTGGGATGCTTCTGACATCGGGCAGGCAACCGTGGGCGGCGATGTGGCTAGTCCCGCTGGCTATGCATTGGCCACCTACAGGCCTGTACTCTCTAATCATTTGGGTATGGAAAACCGCTTCCGTACGCCGGAGCTGCTGAAAAAATATGGAATCGAACGGGCCATCAATGTCCCGATCCGGGGTGTGCTGAGTCCGTTTGGTGTACTGGAAGCCGACAGCAGCAACGGGGACGATTTTGTAGAGAGCGATCTGGTATTTCTGGAAGGCATCTCGAACGTCATTTCCATGGCTGTCGAAAGAATATCTTCAGGCGTGGATGTTCCAGTTCCCGACCCTTATTCCGAGACGATTCTGAACGCAAGCCCTGATTGGGTGGACATCCTGGCCCCGAGCGGTGAGATCGAGTTCATGAATGAAGCCGGGCTGACATTCCTGAATACCCAACTGACCAGTGTTAAAGGTCAGCGATGGTATGACTTGTGGCCTGAGGAGTCGCGATCCCTTGTTTGGGAGGCGGTAGCTAAAGTAAGCGCTGGCGAAACCATGAGGTTCGAATCGTACTGCCCAATCGCTCCCGATGAACCCAAATGGTGGGACGTGACTGTCGCACCGATCATGGGCTCAGATGGCCAGGTGGAACGGATCATAGCTGTATCGCGGGATATCACTGAGCGGCACCAGTACGAAGCTCAACTGCTTTCCCTCATCGATGCACAGAACACAAAGCAAAGCCGGAGCGACTTATATCTCGAAGAAATCCACCATCGCGTCAAAAATAGCCTTCACCTGGTAAATACACTGCTGTTACTTCAGGCCAATCTCACGCCAGATACGGCAGTGAAGTTACAGCTTGAAACTGCCGCAGGACGCGTGGTGACCATTGCCAGTGTTCACGAGCGGCTTTATCAGGCCGCCGAAGCCCAAGAGGTTTGCGCTCGCGATTACCTGAATGCTCTGTTGGGTGATCTGGGCAAGGCCTTGGCCGACCGACAAATTCAATTGGAGGCTGACGACTTCGTCCTGCCACCAGAAAGAATGGCGCCTTTGGGGTTAGTGATCTACGAGTTGATCACCAACTCCCTTAAGTACGGCAAAGGCTCCATCGACGTGATCGTCAAGCATGTCGGCGATCATGCTCAGCTTACCGTCAGGGATGAGGGCGACGGCTTTCCTGATCATTACCCTAAGCCGACAGGAACTGGGCTTGGCATGCGATTGGTCAAAAGCTATTCCGGTTACGGCAGCGCGGCAGTAGTGGTTGATCGCCAAGATAGTAAAAGCTGCATCCATGTCCGATTTAAGCTCTAG